One genomic region from Leishmania braziliensis MHOM/BR/75/M2904 complete genome, chromosome 35 encodes:
- a CDS encoding putative transport protein particle (TRAPP) subunit: MRQRTVSIGKAASDQGGAAADLSSSEHTQVSLPAFSFFFSELCVRAYTFPTKVKNVEEVEARLTSLGAHVGTRLIMLSSVRDPVDLQRRPLTIDAVLKLLQEKLWARWFGRAASEIQRESNSDRFFLFDSDPVVLRHVHPSPDYIDSEGRWNVNYAGFMGGIIQGALQSMGFEAEVQTYHQPEPGKPHQSLFVIAFAKHVWERERKMRI, encoded by the coding sequence ATGCGCCAGCGAACTGTTTCCATCGGCAAGGCAGCCAGTGACCagggcggcgccgcggcagacCTCTCTTCCAGCGAGCATACTCAGGTTTCCTTGCCTGCGTTtagctttttcttttcggaGCTGTGCGTACGCGCCTACACATTCCCTACAAAGGTGAAGAacgtcgaggaggtggaggctcGCTTGACCTCTCTAGGCGCTCATGTTGGGACTCGTCTTATCATGCTCTCTTCTGTCCGTGACCCCGTTgacctgcagcgccgcccgcTAACGATCGATGCTGTCctgaagctgctgcaggaaAAGCTATGGGCACGCTGGTTTGGCCGCGCGGCCAGCGAGATCCAGCGCGAGAGCAACTCAGAtcgcttctttctctttgacAGTGACCCTGTCGTACTCCGCCACGTCCACCCATCCCCTGACTACATTGATAGCGAAGGCCGGTGGAACGTGAACTACGCCGGCTTCATGGGCGGCATAATTCAAGGGGCATTGCAGTCAATGGGCTttgaggcggaggtgcagacGTATCATCAGCCGGAGCCCGGCAAGCCGCACCAATCACTGTTCGTGATTGCGTTTGCGAAGCACGTCTGGGAACGGGAGCGGAAGATGCGAATCTGA